CCGGACGACCCGGCACCGTGCGGACGCCCGCACACGTCGCGGACGCGACCACACGGCATCCGGTGGGCGCGGACCCTCGGCCGCGGCAGGTGTCGGCGAGGTGTGCGGGCGTCTCCGACGGGGGCGGATGCCGGTGGCCTCCCCGCGCGGGAGGCCACCGGCATCCGGTCAGCTCGTCTGCGGGAAGCCGAGGTTGATGCCGCCGTGGCTCGGGTCGAGCCAGCGGCTCGTGACGGCCTTGGTCTGGGTGTAGAAGCGCACGCCCTCGGCGCCGTGGGCCTTGGTGTCGCCGAAGAGCGAGGCCTTCCACCCGCCGAACGAGAAGGTGGCGACGGGTACGGGGATCGGCACGTTGATGCCGACCATGCCGACCTGCACCTCGTTCTGGAAGCGCCGGGCGGCGCCGCCGTCGTTGGTGAAGATCGCCGTGCCGTTGCCGAAGGCGCCGCTGTTGACGAGCGCGACGCCCTCCTCGTAGCTGTCGACGCGCACGACCGAGAGCACCGGGCCGAAGATCTCCTCGGTGTAGACCCGGCTCGTCGTCGGCACGTGGTCGATGAGGGTCGGGCCGAGCCAGAAGCCGTCGGCCTCACCGTCGACCTCGACGCCGCGGCCGTCGACGACGATCTTGGCGCCGTCGGCCTCGGCCACGTCGAGGTACCCGGCGACCTTGTCGCGGTGCTCACGGGTGACGAGCGGGCCCATGTCGCAGCCGCGCCGGCCGTCGCCGACCGTGAGCGTCTCCATGCGCCCACGGATGCGGGCCACGAGGTCGTCGGCGACGGGCTCGACCGCGACGACGACGCTGATGGCCATGCACCGCTCCCCCGCCGAGCCGAAGCCGGCGTTGATGGCGCTGTCGGCGACGAGGTCGAGGTCGGCGTCGGGCAGCACGAGCATGTGGTTCTTGGCGCCGCCGAGAGCCTGCACCCGCTTGCCGTGCTTGGCCCCGACCTCGTAGACGTACTGGGCGATCGGCGTCGAGCCGACGAACGAGACCGCCCTCACCTCGGGGTGGGTCAGCAGGCCGTCGACGGCCTCCTTGTCGCCGTGCAGCACGGTGAAGACGCCGTCGGGCAGACCGGCCTCCTTCCACAGCGCGGCGAGCCAGTTGGCGGCCGACGGGTCCTTCTCGCTCGGCTTGAGCACGACGCAGTTGCCGGCGGCGACGGCGACGGGGAAGAACCACATCGGCACCATGGCCGGGAAGTTGAAGGGCGAGATGATGCCGACGACGCCGAGCGGCTGACGCAGGCTGTAGACGTCGACGCCGGTCGAGACCTCCTCGGAGTACTCGCCCTTGAGGTGGTGGGCCAGCCCGGTGGCGAACTCGACGACCTCCTGGCCGCGGCTGATCTCGCCGAGCGCGTCCGAGAGCACCTTGCCGTGCTCGGCCGTGATGATCTCGGCGAGCTCGCCCTTGCGGGCGTTGAGCAGCTCGCGGAAGGCGAAGACCACCGACTGCCGCTTGGCGAGCGAGGTGTCGCGCCAGGCCGGGAAGGCGGCGGCGGCGCTCGCCACGGCGGCCTCGACGTCCTCGGCGTCGGCGAGGGCGACCCGCCTGGTCTCGGTGCCGAGCGCGGGGTCGTACACCGGCGCGGTGCGCGGGCCGTGGCCGGCGCGCTCGGCGCCGTCGACCCAGTGGGTGACGACGGGCAGGGACTGCGACGACGGCGACGACTGCGACGACTCTGACGACTCTGACGGCTGCTGCGACATGACCTCACCGTAGGCACCGGCAGCCCGTCATGGTCGTGCCAGTCCGTCGACGCGGTGCCGGTCGCACCGACAACCCGGCACCGGATGCCGGGTCGCTGGCCGGGTGCGCCGGCGGCGGGCAGGATGGTGGCGCGCGAACGCGCCGCGACACGGCATCCGATATCTTGATGTCAAGATTTCTACCCGTACCTCGGAATGGAGCACCGGTGACTGACTCGACGATCATCTACACGCACACCGACGAGGCGCCGGCGCTGGCGACGGCGTCGCTGCTGCCCATCGTCTCGGCCTTCGCGAAGGCGGCCGGCGTGCAGGTGCAGACGCGCGACATCTCGCTCTCGGGCCGCATCCTCGCCGCGTTCCCCGACCGGCTGCGCGACGACCAGAAGGTCGACGACGCCCTCGCCGAGCTCGGCGCGCTCGCCAAGACGCCCGAGGCCAACATCATCAAGCTGCCGAACGTGTCGGCGTCGATCCCGCAGCTCAAGGCGGCCGTCGCCGAGCTGCAGAGGGCGGGCTACGACCTGCCCGACTACCCCGACAACCCGAGTACCGACGACGAGAAGGCCGCGCGGGCCGCCTACGACAAGATCAAGGGCTCGGCCGTCAACCCCGTTCTGCGTGAAGGCAACTCGGACCGTCGCGCCCCCGCGTCGGTCAAGAGCTACGCCCGCAAGCACCCGCACTCGATGGGCGCCTGGGACTCCGCGTCGACGACGAACGTCGCGACGATGGACGCCGGCGACTTCCGGCACAACGAGAAGTCGGTCGTCGTCGAGGCCGACGGCACGCTTCGCATCGAGCACGTCGCCGCCGACGGCACGACGACGGTGCTCAAGGAGTCGGTGCCGGTCCTGGCCGGCGAGGTCGTCGACGCGACGTTCATGGACGTCGCCGCGCTGCACCGCTTCCTCGCCGCGCAGGTCGAGCGGGCCAAGAAGGAGGGCGTGCTGTTCTCCGTGCACCTCAAGGCCACGATGATGAAGGTCAGCGACCCGATCATCTTCGGCCACGTCGTGCGCGCTTTCTTCGCCGACGTCTTCCGCGAGTTCGGGGCCGACCTGGCCGCCGCCGGGGCCTCGCCGAACGACGGCCTCGGGGCCGTGCTGTCGGCGGTGCAGACGCTGCCCGGCGACCGACGTGCGGCGGTCGAGGCCGGCATCCAGCAGGCGATCGCCGACGGGCCCGACCTCGCGATGGTCGACTCGAACCGAGGCATCACCAACCTGCACGTACCGAGCGACGTCATCGTCGACGCCTCGATGCCGGCGATGATCCGCACCTCGGGCCACATGTGGAACGCGGCCGGCGACGAGCAGGACACCCTCGCCGTGCTGCCCGACAGCTCGTACGCGGGCATCTACCAGGTCGTCATCGACGACTGCCGCGCCAACGGCGCCTACGACCCCTCGACGATGGGCTCGGTGCCCAACGTCGGCCTCATGGCGCAGGCCGCCGAGGAGTACGGCAGCCACGACAAGACGTTCGAGATCCCGGCCGACGGCACCGTGCGCGTCGTCGACGGCGAGGGAACCGCACTGCTCGAGCACGCCGTGTCGGCCGGCGACATCTGGCGCGCGTGCCAGACCAAGGACGTGCCGATCCGCGACTGGGTCAAGCTCGCCGTCACCCGCGCCCGTGCCACCGGAGCCCCCGCGGTGTTCTGGCTCGACGCCGACCGGGCCCACGACGCCAACCTCATCACGAAGGTGAACGAGTACCTCGGGGAGCACGACACCGACGGCCTGACCATCGAGATCATGAAGCCGACCGACGCGATCGCCTTCTCGCTGGAGCGGATCCGTCGCGGCGAGGACACCATCTCGGTCACCGGCAACGTGCTGCGCGACTACCTCACCGACCTCTTCCCGATCCTCGAGCTCGGCACGTCGGCGAAGATGCTCTCGGTCGTGCCGCTCATCAACGGCGGTGGCCTCTTCGAGACCGGCGCCGGCGGGTCGGCCCCGAAGCACGTGCAGCAGCTCGTCGCCGAGAACTACCTGCGGTGGGACAGCCTCGGTGAGTTCCTCGCCCTTGCCGTCAGCTTCGAGCACCTCGCACAGGTCACCGACAACGCCCACGCCCAGGTGCTCGCCGACACGCTCGACCGCGCCACCGGCCGCCTGCTCGACGAGAACAAGGGCCCGGCCCGCAAGGTCGGCCAGATCGACAACCGGGGCAGCCACTTCTACATCGCGCTGTTCTGGGCGCAGGAGCTGGCGAAGCAGACCGACGACCCGCAGATCGCCGAGCGCTTCGCGGACGTCGCCGCGCGCCTCTCCGAGAACGAGGAGAAGATCGCGGGCGAGCTCATCGACGCGCAGGGCTCCCCCGTCGACATCGGCGGCTACTACCGCCCGGATGCCGACAAGGTGGCCTCCGTCATGCGTCCCTCGGCCACGCTCAACGAGATCATCGACTCGCTGGGCTGAGCACCCGAGCCGGTACGCGAGGGCCCACCCGACCACACGGTCGGGTGGGCCCTCGCACGTGCGGGCTCCGGCGCCGGTTTCCCCTGCCGTGTGGCCACTCGATGGTGGCTGAGCGCCCGGCCTGAAACCGCCACCTCTCGACGGGGTCGAAGCGCCCTCTCGACG
This is a stretch of genomic DNA from Terracoccus luteus. It encodes these proteins:
- a CDS encoding CoA-acylating methylmalonate-semialdehyde dehydrogenase; the protein is MSQQPSESSESSQSSPSSQSLPVVTHWVDGAERAGHGPRTAPVYDPALGTETRRVALADAEDVEAAVASAAAAFPAWRDTSLAKRQSVVFAFRELLNARKGELAEIITAEHGKVLSDALGEISRGQEVVEFATGLAHHLKGEYSEEVSTGVDVYSLRQPLGVVGIISPFNFPAMVPMWFFPVAVAAGNCVVLKPSEKDPSAANWLAALWKEAGLPDGVFTVLHGDKEAVDGLLTHPEVRAVSFVGSTPIAQYVYEVGAKHGKRVQALGGAKNHMLVLPDADLDLVADSAINAGFGSAGERCMAISVVVAVEPVADDLVARIRGRMETLTVGDGRRGCDMGPLVTREHRDKVAGYLDVAEADGAKIVVDGRGVEVDGEADGFWLGPTLIDHVPTTSRVYTEEIFGPVLSVVRVDSYEEGVALVNSGAFGNGTAIFTNDGGAARRFQNEVQVGMVGINVPIPVPVATFSFGGWKASLFGDTKAHGAEGVRFYTQTKAVTSRWLDPSHGGINLGFPQTS
- a CDS encoding NADP-dependent isocitrate dehydrogenase, which gives rise to MTDSTIIYTHTDEAPALATASLLPIVSAFAKAAGVQVQTRDISLSGRILAAFPDRLRDDQKVDDALAELGALAKTPEANIIKLPNVSASIPQLKAAVAELQRAGYDLPDYPDNPSTDDEKAARAAYDKIKGSAVNPVLREGNSDRRAPASVKSYARKHPHSMGAWDSASTTNVATMDAGDFRHNEKSVVVEADGTLRIEHVAADGTTTVLKESVPVLAGEVVDATFMDVAALHRFLAAQVERAKKEGVLFSVHLKATMMKVSDPIIFGHVVRAFFADVFREFGADLAAAGASPNDGLGAVLSAVQTLPGDRRAAVEAGIQQAIADGPDLAMVDSNRGITNLHVPSDVIVDASMPAMIRTSGHMWNAAGDEQDTLAVLPDSSYAGIYQVVIDDCRANGAYDPSTMGSVPNVGLMAQAAEEYGSHDKTFEIPADGTVRVVDGEGTALLEHAVSAGDIWRACQTKDVPIRDWVKLAVTRARATGAPAVFWLDADRAHDANLITKVNEYLGEHDTDGLTIEIMKPTDAIAFSLERIRRGEDTISVTGNVLRDYLTDLFPILELGTSAKMLSVVPLINGGGLFETGAGGSAPKHVQQLVAENYLRWDSLGEFLALAVSFEHLAQVTDNAHAQVLADTLDRATGRLLDENKGPARKVGQIDNRGSHFYIALFWAQELAKQTDDPQIAERFADVAARLSENEEKIAGELIDAQGSPVDIGGYYRPDADKVASVMRPSATLNEIIDSLG